In the genome of Aedes aegypti strain LVP_AGWG chromosome 2, AaegL5.0 Primary Assembly, whole genome shotgun sequence, the window TGACCGGTATTGAAGGCCCCCTTTTCTCTTTTTCTTCtactgagggattccacggaggcatgcaatttgattctgatcgaccatttcaaaaatatctgaaactttgcacagtttttcagttccatctaaatcgtcattttccgatatcaaatcttcaagttgagtcacgactaacttttcaaaagggtgtatgtgaaaatggttcaaaaatattcaaaaagctgcacagcaaaaacggttcgttcgattgttagacaactaaagaaacaaagttagacaactaaataaagattccaaaaaaatacacacagtaaaaaaaaatttttttgcattaaaaacatcatttttgtcacaaaaactcaaatatctcaaaaccctatcggaataccaacgtaattttttgagagaaaacggtccattatattagctatctaccataaaaatttggtgatggtaagccaataaacaaaaaagttatgacatttcaaatatttcacaaatttgacacttagtgaaattttttttttttcattgttaattttttttaggaccgcagtttgttgctgaattttttgttaagggtacaacatgaggttaacaagttgttttcatgatattttatttaattattcataactattatagcatctattagaaagttagacgcgatccagtgttgtgatctaaagtcttgatagtgtcatattttttattgtacgtaactgaagaaaaattctctcaatagtgttgaaaccttttgataaaaaaaacctataaaaaatctaatattgaagacaaaagctgcaaaaaaagttttctatacaggtatacgactagtttacctgcaaaaagtttacctcgtagagaacaaggcgggtctatacccaggtgatctagtatacgtaaagcaggtcggttttctcggcgctggttttctccacaaagttaaaatctgattacacctgggtatagacccgccttggtagagaatagactttgttaatcatatttgggagaaagcgagtaacttcaacaacatcaaaaacatgataggtacataccatgaacatactcacgaaaaagctaaaaatatactaccactatggttataaaagatttaattgtaaaatttttcttcagtcaagcaaacgacaccaaactagtcagtaaaaacttaaaagtgattttgtttattaaaatctaacgagcaacatgagtagtcgctttctcaactgttgcaggccgtttgcagaaaaaaagtgttcgaaagagctacgaaatctcaccgaaagcaccatagataaactgaaagcggctggttatgctccaatgtctacattgaatacaaatttacgcatttgtacgtcctgccgtttaaacgttgacaaacgggcaatctgtacatcatcggtggatcaggttgcaggaagttcgaaaacaacaacaactgaggaattactagatgcaccgacaacaactgaggagttaccagaagtaccaagtgcagatagtcttgccacggtaccatcagcgacatctgtttcaacaaatcaatcagaagatgagtgcatccagaaggtcaacatcgaacgcttcaacgaagggatagctggaataaaagtgactccgattaaatggacgaagatgggttacgtcaattatcccgagaaaaaataccgtgaaatcaacgaagctgtacgaagaaacctcttcaaattaggacctgaggatgtggaaaatacagactacgatgaggtaattatgaatatgaaggaaaggttctcgaatctagccacgacaaggaaagaaaaattattgattttgtcgatgctgccaagcttgtggtctattcaagacgtcattgatgagttcaaaaccaatagaaatacagcaaaagaggcaaaacaattcaaaaataactgtcttgcaaccaaaaatgctaggtcgagtacttcattaacagatgagacaaaagaaaaaataatgcaatattttgaagacgatgaagtaagtagagctatgcctggccaaaaagattatgtatctgtaaaaaaagatggaaagcgtcaagcaatccaaaaacgattaatgatgactactttgaaagaagcgtatacacgcttcaaggaaattaacgaaaatattaaggtaggtttttcctcatttgcaagccttcgtccaaggcaatgcaagcttctatccaattcaggaacacataatgtttgtgtgtgcacaacacacgaaaatattaacctaatcatacatagtttgaaaataatcaatttatcaaaggatattaaaatgttaactggtagtcttttgtgtgaaaatacaacatcaaattgctatctacgatcttgttcggattgtccagattctttatcattggaaaatactttattcgctgagtttgaagaaaaataaatattgatcagttatcatttgagcaatgggtgaccacggataggtgtgacctagaaactattgtaaaacctgtagatgagtttgtgtcatttttttgcttgaaattagaaagtttaattcctcacgactttattaaaacagagcaatcccgctttttaaaaaatacgaaaaatacattacaagatggtgaatttttagtcatttgtgatttttctgaaaactatatctttgtattgcaagatgaagtgcagtcccatcactggaacgtacaacaagctacaattcatccattcgttatttatttcaatggaagtacgcaaattgaacattttagttttattgtaatttccgacgATTTAAGaaacgactcagtatctgtaaatttgttcaaaatgattaactttttacgcgttgataaggataaagaaatcagaaagatatatttcatgtctgatggagcagcatcgcagtacaaaaaccgtaagaatttttcgagcctatgtcaatttaaatcaaagtacggaattgatgcagaatggcatttctttgctacgtcacatggcaaaggtccttgtgatgctattggaggaaccataaagcgcatggccacaagagcaagtttagccaaagaacgtgagcatccaattaaaactgcaaaagaactatttgattgggcgaatcgcagaaaagaagaagatttaacaaaattatcattttgttttactactactgaagagtacgaattaacggcatcagagctcagcgaccaatataataacgcgaaaacgatccaaggaacccaaaaatttcactgtttcattccattgtcagaaaataaaattaaagcaaaactatactcgaactgtactgataatgatgcaaaagtgttcgatattgtaaaaaaaaatgaataacaataaataaataaataagtattaataaaatgttttcatgatctcataacgcatacccaaatccaaaacttttaaagtttatatataacatttagaaactcatcaatcatactctaaaaaaatatcctggtaaaaaaaaaaattattttcgtgtaatctgttaattcattttaatttatacatatatatacatatacatataatatttatacatatacataatatttatacatataatttacataatactaatgaatacatgaaaacgacttgtttaattcacgcaaggcccttaacaataaaatcagcaacaaactgcggttcccgtaataatttacaccgaaaattttttttttctactaaatgtgaaaattgtgacatgtttgaaatgtcataacttttttgtttattggtttaccatcaccaaatttttatggtagatagctaatacaatggaccgttttccctccctttacgttggtattccgatagggttttgagatatttgagtttttgtgtcaaaaattatgttttttaatgcaaaaaaaatttttttttactgtgtgtattttttttggaatctttatttagttgtcttactttgtttctttagttgtctaacaatcgaacgaaccgtttttgctgtgcagctttttgaatatttttgaaccattttcacatacacccttttgaaaagttagtcgtgactcaacttgaagatttgatatcggaaaatgacgatttagatggaactggaaaactgtgcaaagtttcagctcaatagaaaaaaatgagttaaaaaatttaccaaattttggtgctgttgcttggaatcactcactTTACATTGTGccttactgggacagaacctgcatctcatcttagtgttcttatgagcactttcacaagCTTTGTTTGTCAAAGTTTTCATTCTCGGAGATATACCCCTTTAGGGACGAACGATTTTTTCGCCTTATTGATCATATTTTTGTGAGTGGGTGCTCCAAAATCAATTGTGCTATTCATGAGTCGTAAGGACTGTGATGAACTTAACTTGAAAAATTCAAAGTCCTGTATCTTTATTTCAACCCTTGATATGTTAACGAAATTTGAgtgtaaacttcaaaattatttttgacgTAACATCGTAAAAACCTTTGCCATTAGATTCTCAACATGATTTTGTTACtggtaaaataaaatttgcaacaacaaTAAAAGAAAATCTTCCAAACTTTTACCATCTTCACGATACCATCTTCCCTTTTTTGTAATTCATGTTAATGTCCCAAAAGTGCAAAACAAAACAGACATTCATGTTATAAGTACGACTAaatttatttgtatttattaatatttcaactttcatgaaatggcaaaaaaatgttgtacgcaactcggtgcagtactcgattttttcagcactcgtcgtagttatcgaactcggcaagcctcgttagattaacgtacgactcgtgctgtacaAATCTTCAATCTGTACCTTGTTGCGTAAGCTACTATATTCACACGTTTGACATATTTTTGAGTACATTACTTATTAAATGGAACGAACCTGAAGTGTATACAAGAGTTTGTATTAAAGTTATCGTTGTTAGAATATTACAAATTAGTTTCGTCACAGTCTTTCATTGGCCATACCCATCATATTatgaacccagacatcttccaCCTGGCATCGTTttgtaaaaatctggaaaaaGTACATGAGTCATAACATTTCTGTCTGAATCAATTGCTGTATAACGTGCTCTAAAACAGACACAATTCACGTAGTCATACGACAACTACTCTAAATAAAACAGTAAGCAAACAGCGACCTCTACCAGGTTCCAATTTCAAGGCCAGGGTTGTTTCGTGTGCAAGTTCCACTAATGCATCGATCATGAGAGAAGCATTTCTCCCGTTTCTAACATAGCTACGCAAACTGACGCCCGCTGCGGAAAAGAACAATGCTCCCCATTTACGAAATCATCTTAAGTTACTACTGCTGTTATCGCACCCCCCAAGAGTAGGCCAGATATCACTTATCTATTTAAGTCAACTATGCAGAGCTCCAAAGGTATAGTGCAACGAACGGCTTCAAGCCTAACGAAAGTAAAAATGTCTCCCATGTTGGTTTCGGTTTTGGTGCTTGTCGGATTATTTGGTCGGATCGAGTGTGGTCTGCTGGATATGTTCGATGCCAATTCGGATTACAACCTGGCCCAATCGATGGATACGGTATTCGGAGCTCTGCAGAACGATATCAGCTATATGCTAACGGGGGATCTCACGACTACGGTGGAGGAGGATGTCTCATTTTGGTGTAGTAATGGGTACGTGATTGAGAACCGTTATAGTTAGTAGATTAATGTTTGAATTTAAATTTGCAGGAGCTCAATCGCACTGAAGCAAACGAGGCTGAACGATTCAAGTTTGAGTCGGAAGATCGACATTTCGAAAGAAGTGATCTTCGTTATCCACGGATGGTTGGACGATATTTCTCGAATGTGGTTTCAGCAGCTTGCGCAGGATGTTCTAAAGTACACCGGAAGCAACGTGTGTGCCGTGAACTGGGGTCACTTGGCACGTTACAGATATTACAGAACTGCTGTGAATCACACGGTGATGGTTTCAGGGTATCTGACCAAGTTTGTTCAGTATCTCGAGTCTGCTGGAGTGCCGTTGAGTAACATCACCATGGTCGGTCACAGCATGGGAGCCCAGATAAGTGGTCAGGTTGGATACAATCTTGGAGGAAAAATCGGGCGGATCTACGGTTTGGATCCAGCAGGACCATGCTTCACTCTTCCCAGGGACCGAGGAATGCAGTACCGGTTGGATCGCAGTGACGCCATGTACGTGCAGACCATAATCACATCACGCCTTACCATTGGAGTTGGCGTCGGAGATGGGCACGAAAATTTCTACCCTAACGGTGGAGTTTCTCCACAAACCAACTGTGTCATTCCGTTAACCAGTGATGCCGAATTTGCCGGTCAGATCCTGTGTAGTCATATGCATGCTGCCACACTGTTTCGGCTGGCGCTGAATCCGGCCAATGTTTACCGCGGGAAGAAATGCATTAACTGGCCGGCTTACATGCTGAGTTTTTGCGGTTTGAATAAAGCCAACTTGCTCGGAATTCGTAGTGACAGATCCGGTGGGGATTATTTTTTGCGGACGTCGGCATTTTCACCGTACACTGTTAGGTTCTAGTAGGTTTGTAGCACAAAACAACTTATTTTACAGTTAAACCTTATTTCTTTTAACagtaatttataattatttgaaatctaaAAGATGAATTTGAGGCATACACTTAAAATAATACGAAAATCCTAAAGCAaaaacatacactcccgtgaaatagtttgggttcaccccctaaaaaacatacaaaagtgttcagtccatatctctgggattacacgtaaaattgaaactctctaagccacattcgaaaggcaaagagttattcttactttgtatgtatttttccgaaaaaacttttttcattttgtatactaaatttttacttaaagttgtgacatttttcaaaaaacacactgaaaaagtATAGCTAATTTCCACAGCTTTGGatcgacaaaaattttaaagcaaggtgtcattagaatcgtaatcttatattctttgaagggcgCTCACGAATTTTttacggaaaaatctgaaaactattcaaaatcaatgaaacagtcattcaagtcatcgtgcaaaagtttgggttcacccctcaatatgatgcaaatcgtgcaaaagtttgggttcaccagagccgcacgcaaatcatttttgtcaatatctctgccatttttcaaccgattttaataattcgtagctttttcaaacgcaTATGATGGCGCGAACATGATTAATTTgcgatttcacagatttttcatgttttaagtaagtttaggtgtacccaaacttttgcacgatgaatTGAATGACTGTTCCATTGATTTTggatagttttcagatttttccgcaaaaaaaaaatcgtgagcgcccttcaaagaatataagattacgattcttatgacaccttgttttaaattttttgtcgaTTCAAAGCTGTGGAAATTAGCTATgctttttcagtgtgtttttttgaaaaatgtcacaactttaagtaaaaatttagtatacaaaattaaaaaagtgtttttgtaaaaatacatacgaagtaagaatatctctttgcctttcgaatgtggcatagagagtttcaattggaaatgtaatcccagagatatggactgaacacttttgtatgttttttagggggtgcaCCCAAACTTTTTCACGGGAGTGTACATCGTAAAGTCCTGCTTGTCCGAATATCCTTTTTTCTTATAATAAGGAAAGAACTGTTTTTctaatgtaattttttttataagttcCACAATTTAACAATCGATGAAAATATGCATCAATAAGTATGTATCATCTATGCTCAGACACTGTTTTACTAAGCTCGTCAaaggggtccagatagccgtagcagtaaacgcgcagctattcagcaggaCCAAACTGAGGGCCATTGGTTCAAATTCCATCTTTTcacaatggaaattttctcgaactCCTAggtaataactgtagaagtgctcataagaacagaaACAACAGCAGGATCTGTCCCAATAAGGCCGTAACGCCTTAGAGAAGAAGACAAGTCAACTAgacataaaaatataaattaatatCGGCCAACGTAATTTATCCACATCCATTTTATAACAATATTAattcctctaccggcagcttcatttcttCTAAGTATTTTAGTGAAGCATATTTAAATCAGGAAATCATTTGAACAATGTCACGATGAAACGCACGATCATGTTAGCATCTAGTTGATTGAAATATTACATGAAATATGTTATGGAtgaatttaaaacaataaaaataattcctcCAAACATTTGTTCAACTTCTACTTCACGCCCATTATTTACGCCATCATTCTACAAGGGAGGGGTGGTTTCAGAGAAGGTGGCGATCAACACAAAATTTTCATAGCCCGGGAAGACGAAAAAATCATAATCACCACTCGAAACgaacaaatttgatattggaaagatgtttgaaaatgttataaatCCTAGCAAACCAAATCAAAATTGATTCCTTGACATGAAACAAAACACATTAAACAGCAAAATGGCCGGACTGAACAGTGTGACAACGGGGCAAGCTCCAAGAGGAAAATGTAGTCTCAGAAAGTGAGGAAGATGATGCTTTCATTTCCCCTGCTTTCCAGCTATGAAGCATGGCCGATTAGTTAGCATCTCTGTATATAGATCTGAAGGTCGAGAGTTCGATGCTGGCTgctgacttttttttatttttattcttcgcCATCTGGCAgatcatattttgatattgattttCTGGCCAATCAATGAACTTGCCAGATATTATTTTGATCTTAGCAATATTTGTTCAATACTTCTCCATACAATTttttgatcttttatctcttttcTCCAACAAACCAATAGCTGATTATGATCGTTAGTTATTACTTTTAAACAACAATTTCGGAGTGGTATCATAGAGTCTTCGAGGAAACAACATTTGGGtaaacccgttaacgcccagcgtcctcaaTTGAGGACAGTgatttttgcaaataacttaaaaatgttttcaaagcgATTTCGAAAATTCATGCATCATGCAAGATCAACTTCCATTTTAATCGATTCTTAATAAATGCGACTACCCAAAGAAATAGACACTTCCTAGCATTTTGGAAAATACATTCAACATTAAAATGagattcaaagcgatgacatatagtttGTTCGACATGAAAGTTTTTGAAGAAGTGCAGTGAAATCGTGTTAGCAGAAATAGAGTCTCTTGGTTACACTCAAAgtttattttactaaaaaataataacaaatactgtttgtttgaaactgtttgctaataaaccaaaattcatGACTAGTGATTTTATTGACATCAATTTGACTGATGTAGTCAAGTTAACATTTCTGGAtagaaatataaattattgattACACTAAAATTGTGTTTTACTCTGGAAACTATGAGACACTCAAGGTTTCTGATCTCTTTGCATCTTTTTGCATCTCTTTGCATCAAAATTCATAGCGATGATATCGAGCTTTTTCAGTATAAATTTGCTTGTACATGTCCAACGAACATATTTGAGCAGACTTAGTTATTTTGGATCACACATAAAAAATTTTTACCATAAATTTACAAGAAATCATAGATTAACGACCAATGACATATATGTTTTTGGCATAAACATGCTTGTACAAATTCAGTGACTCTCTttgagaagaaaaaataatttacgaaaacactcaaaatttattttaccgaaaataaacattaaaaaaacttattttgtatAACTGTATGCCCATAAATCGAGTTGCAAAGACATGTAGTTCTTAGTAATTGTTGGCGCGttaaccgtggccaactccggtcgggtcggggTTGACTGTATTTTTCGGAATGAAAGGAACAACACTACTGATTCTGCTAGCCCACAGTACACTTTATTTCACTACTTTACACTACTGTTCACTATACTTCCACTTTAATTCACTTTCGGTCGATAGTATACTCGCGGTGGTTAAAACAAGACTGACTTACATGGTGGAGCGGTCGCATATTTATACCAGTGCGTTCGTATTCTAGAAGTTTCGGCGGTTCTCATTCTCGAAGGTGCTCATTCTCGAAGGTGTTCATTCTCGAAGCTTCTGGAACAGCACTCACTGGCGGAACTCACTGGAACTCTCGTCGGGGATACACTCATAGGGAACTCACGGCATTTGAGTTCCTGTTggtaactcacatggtactcacGCTTATTGTTGATACTCGTACACTTAGTGGCGTAGTCAGGGTGGGTCGAGAAGGGGCCACATTCGGATACACCTTGAGTCGCACATGTTTACGgctcgttccgtacggaacagtAATAAATTTGATTCTACAAGAACAGTGATTATATTTGAGCAGAAAGAGAAATTTTTGTGTACACTCAAAATAGTTACAGTTCGACTAAACATAGGACAAAGAACGAAAACTATATTTACCCActgaggaagacacaatacccgtgtcgaaacgtcgggcaaataagcACCTCGTTTTActttaataaagactgcgttgccggaaaattaaggaattttctatctcatttaggttccgagatatccttcaatagcaatAAACCGGAAGAGTTTACCTACACTAGcaccacgtagtggatgaatttggaactatgctggATCCCTCGGGGAAgtttggctcactctgaacaactttctcgaagacagaaattttctatctcgtttaggttccgagatatccttcaatatcaacaaaccggaagtgtttatgtaagATAGCGCCACGTTGTGGTGGAATTGTGTATCATTACATATACCATAAGGAAGCGAGCACTGCCCTGTACAACTCTCCCGAATACAGAACCCTTCTAGCTGgtctaaatttttaaatatccGGCCGCAAACCTAGTTCCGCAataaccaacttgcatgcaacgcTTGTATACAACCAGCAAACCAGCTTGTAAGGTGGGCAAAAAATGTGGACGGTCTTGATCCGGCCAATTCTCAGCCATGGtggcataaaatttcaatcaGTCTTCACTAAACGCATCCAGGATAGTAAACGGTTGCGATGatgaaaaaattattgaaattgatTGATTATCAGCAGAGATATCGTCGTGCAAAGGTTACCGTTCACATTTTTCGCCCATGTCGTTACTTAGCGTGTTAAGTTGGAATCAGATTTATACTTATAAGTTGGGTAAAAGATGATTGGAAAGGAAGTTGGGGTTATTTTTACCTGAcatgacccagtgacccaccggaataacttcaAATCAGGGCTGTTAAGATTCATGACCGACTTGCGACACTGACGAAACAGGTTCAATAAAGTATGATTAATGTAATTCTTCAACagttttttatataaaaccaGCTGCTTCACATATCGGCGACACAAAACGATACAAGGTAGATTTTAAACATCATATTCATATCCTACACAATGCGGTCAAAACAGAGAGATACCATAAATCCAAACAATCACGGACAAACCACAACGAACATAAAACCATAAATTTTCTCTGTATGTATGTACATACATACGAGAAGGGAGGAAAGTCTGTATGGTGAATTCTTTCATTTCGACTCCGGTTCTCTCCAATAGAACCATCTCCGGTCAAATCAGGTTCCATATATTGCGGCGAACGAAAACCACCCCTATTGACTGACTCTTCTCAGAACAATTAGAGAGCAACCATATCCATCGATCCCTTCTGGGGGCATCATTGATGCAGGAATTGATGGTCCATTTGCGGATGAAGTGGTTGACCTTCTGCAGTTCTACTATATTGCAGATTGGCTTCGGGAATTCGTGGAGTCCGTTGCGTCTGGATGGGGGGAATTATTTGTCTCTAATTGATAAGCTGTATTGATTTTCTTCCACGAAACGCTTCAATCAATCAACAGTTTGGAGTAATGGAGTCTGCTCGACCATAATCCGGGTAATTAATAAGCCGATGGGGAACTGCTGGGGTGATGAAATTGATATGCACAGCTTGCCGATAGTAAATCAATCATAAAGTGCAAACTTCAGCTTTTCCCATTGGAAAACTAGTCAGCTGGGGCCGCAACACGAGAAGTTGGGTTTTGAACTTAATGATTGATTTACtgccgccaatcgtggtcagatgttccgaatttggggaatTTAGGCAGgcgatcttgaactccattaaggGAATCatgaatggaaaaatgccaaggttgtaccaattttaaaatcggataaaaatcctgcagaagcttctagcaatcgtccaatcagtttgctttcctccatcagtaaactttatgaaaagttcattttgaatgaaaattcaatttttgccactcatcaacttttacgtgtaacaaatttgattcgttcctaCAAAAAGaaatccaacatacattgttagaataactcaaagttatctgtcaaattgtaCACTTCAGATTAATTATCATTACTTCAAGTTTGAATGACtccctgtaagagctggtgttccttaaagcagcattttggggccaatattatacaatatttttacatctgtcttcagggatgtcaaaaatctttgtctgcggatgacacaggcctctccgccaaaggacgaagcctgcttgtcatctgtagtagattgcaagaTAGTTAGGATATTGTTTCTTCATACTTGTGGAAATGGCAATTTTTTTACTATATATTTTTGCTCAGTCTAACTAATCCAGACCAATTTATCGACAGCCGTTGAATATCTGAATAATTTGTGTCACCAATAGTAACCATTTACGATTCCCCgaaacccatttcccggaatgccacttcccggaatgcttaaaaaacaaactttcgcggattttgctttttttgcgATTAAAATGTCAGAAGCGAATGGTTTCCAAGAGCCCTATTATTCGTGGCGATAAACGCGCAACTGTTCAGCAAAATCACAGCTAAGTGTCGCGGATTCCAATCCcgtcggtcgaggatctttttgagttcgatttttttttctattttcgagTTCATAGAGTTTCTTTGGCATTTGGCAAAGAACGTTCTCAGTTAatcactgtggaagtgctaatttgaacatttagccgagaagcaggctttgaccAAGTTGGAACGTcatgccagaaaaaaaaatacggataTGATTCCCACGGTAGACACAActaggtaggctattcccatgTGTAAACAGCGATTTTCCATCGTCAAACATGAGGCCTCgaggatagtaaaggagagcaggccttgctttcttttgcactcgt includes:
- the LOC5574934 gene encoding lipase member H; protein product: MSPMLVSVLVLVGLFGRIECGLLDMFDANSDYNLAQSMDTVFGALQNDISYMLTGDLTTTVEEDVSFWCSNGSSIALKQTRLNDSSLSRKIDISKEVIFVIHGWLDDISRMWFQQLAQDVLKYTGSNVCAVNWGHLARYRYYRTAVNHTVMVSGYLTKFVQYLESAGVPLSNITMVGHSMGAQISGQVGYNLGGKIGRIYGLDPAGPCFTLPRDRGMQYRLDRSDAMYVQTIITSRLTIGVGVGDGHENFYPNGGVSPQTNCVIPLTSDAEFAGQILCSHMHAATLFRLALNPANVYRGKKCINWPAYMLSFCGLNKANLLGIRSDRSGGDYFLRTSAFSPYTVRF